The genomic window GTAAAGCTAagaaaaaattaccaaatattGTACTTCAAATCAGCCTCATTATCCTCTTCCCCGTTCTCATCAGACCTTGCTATCCAGCTAATCTTGAACTTTCTATTTTCTAACATCCTCCAAAGCTGCATCTCTAAACCCGCCCAATATCAATGTCGCCGGAAACCATCTGATGCCAGTTCCTTCCGTGCTCCTCAGGCATTGTGATACCAACCAAGAAGGCTCCACCACGGTAACGGACTAAAACACTCATTTATCCACCATTCTTTAACTTCTCCCTAACCTTCTTGTGACCCAAGTCCCACAGGTAGCCCAATTAGCACTTAAATTCAGTGGCTTGAATATAGTTAACCTCATCGATGACAGCGACCTCTTCCAGTTTTTCTTTCCCCATTTTTTAGACCCCATCAATTGTCTCTACTTAGCGCATTACTAACAAATCATTCATGAAATTACCTACATTGCCTTCGTTGATTCTGTAGTCAGAAGTTCTCACCAGTCACCACCATCTGAACATATACACAGATTCCATCAGGAGTGAAATGGCAATAAAACAATGCTACAGAAGATTCAAGAGGTGGATTCCTCCAGGGCCATGTTCCATGCTGATAATTACAAAGTCGTAGCCAGAGTGCGATCTTGGCCAGAGTTGGGGAGGAGAGGAAGAAGATATTTGCGAAGAAGGGATTTGAGAGAGGATGAGGAGGGAAAAGAAGGATTAAGGGAGCATTTGGGAGGGCAGAGGGTGGGGAATTTGGAGGATATGAAAGAAACACGTTTCCAAGGGAAAGATTGGGGGTAGCACTGGCAGCGGAGGCAGCAATGTATGTTATGTTGGCCATGGGCCACAGTGGTGGGGAGCTTCGGGGTTGATGAAAAACGTTATTCTGTTTAACCTTTATAGTAGTTTAAAGTTCGTAGTGGTGAGAAGCATACGAGAGTGGGATTTCCTTTGGCTCACACATTTAtaggaaaataaaggaagaaaaacCTTCAGGTTTCATTACATCCTAAAAGTTTTAACTTCTTTCTAAAGACAAACTAAAAATGCTGTCGTCACATGAATCAAATAGCacttaataaaaacaaaaaacttgGGAAATGATCCAAATCCTGTGTTACAGAATGACGTAAAAGATACAAGTCAAATGAACGAAATTGAAGCAATCTCCCTAGATTACATCTTTAGAGCAGTTCTTGCCATCACTAGAGCACCCTCATAAGTTTGATTTCCACCGATAAACCCGCTCATGTGGACAAAGACACAGCCGGAAATTCTTGTCTCCTTTGAGAGCTCATCGTCCCTCAAACCTCGCCACTGTGCAGGGAGGGGCTTCCGGCTCTCAAAACTATCAGGAGATGCTGCTACTGCCTGCACTCGCCATTGTTTGCCCCGTTCATCCTGTGTCATGATTACAATAAGAATGTATCTCAAACTCTGGAAAAGAGGAACAATAACTGCAACATATCCATTTGCCAGACACTAGTATCTAATCTAGGGCTAACACATTAGAAAACTTGTTTGAAAGGAAGATTGGTCTACTGAATGCATACCCCATAAAGAACATATTTAATAAGAGGCTCAACCTTCAGCTCCGCCTCAAGCTCAAATAAGTGAAGCTTCCACTGTTGGATGTGAAATGAAATCAGACTTAGTtgtaaataaaatgatgtatgatgGTAAGTCAATAATAAGCTGCAGTCATTTGCAACAATATATTCATCTCACATACTAATGGAAGTAGCAAAGGTTATTTGATGAAAGTTCAAACCAATTGAATAACCAAAATGAGTATATTTATAAACAAGCAATTCTTTCCTCTTGAGAAGAGTTGCATAAACAGAACAATCTATAACATACACTTCTGCAGGGCTAGTTGAAGAAGAACATAACAGTAAGAAGAGAGTAAATTAGAAAATCTACTTACAGGGCAAAACCTTTTCAAAACCATAATTTCACCACTAGGATCTATGTCAAATCTCTCCGCAATGCACTCCATTACAATTGACCTTGCTGGTAGCCATGATCTTGCATGAAATCGGACACTCTGAGAATTGAAGAAGGCCATCAGAATATTAAAATACGAAGAATGATACAGTACATACTTTTATAAATTCGCAAGGAAACGAACAAAAAAACAGAAATCCATATCGAAGACCTTACTAATAATTGTATATTTAGGTATGTTTAATTTTGACAGAGCCTTACTTCTAAGAACTCACTACCAGCTAGAGCCATTGCTCGTTGGAAAGCCTCATTCTCCTTCTCAGGTGATTGATCAGGATCTGTCCAGTCTAGATTTAATCTTCCAACTCTAGAAGATATGTGTGTATTGTTCACATATTTTGGTGGCTTGTCAGTATCAAACTGGTTGATTCCATTGTCAATCGCATCAATTGCCTggtaaaagcaaaaaaaaaaaaaaccaattgaaCATCCAAGTTATAATCCCTTAACTAAAGCATAGGAAAAGGAAAACCAAGAAAATAGCAATTCCTAATCTACTTCCAGGCAAGCTCAGGAAGTCGTGGAACTCGAACCCTTTCAAAACATAAGAACCAAAGTTGTAGGTACCTCCATGAAGCTTTTGTAAATGGCCAGAAATAATCTATGCACATCCGGGTGGTCTTCTCCAAGCTGAAGCTCTTTAGCTATTATCTCCTTGCCAAAATGCTAAATACAGGGAAAATCACTAATAAGGAAGAAATAGAATAACCTACCGAAACACGTCATTGCTCGTATTACACTCTACCAACTTGTATCAGGTCACAATACACAAAAGGCAAAAGGAGAGAACTATAAGAAGAATCTTCAATTGCCCTATAGAATAAATGAATACCTTATAAACAAGTCCAGCACTGCTAAGCTTTGTATTAAATCCATGTCCAAAAACCTCCTCAAATCCCTTCTGGTGATGATCATACCGGTCATGATTAGGATCATAGACGCCTCCAACATCAAGCACAGCATCAAGACCCTCCAATACCTGAAAAGTCAGATAAATCTTATAAACAATCTTCAAAGAGGAATCATTAAGACCAAACGAGAACAAATAAACTACACGAATCCCATAATAAACCACCTACATCTCCAACTAGTTCTAGATTTCAAGCTTTCTAATTTATAGCCAACGCTTGTAGCAAACAACGATAAAGCTAACTTTATAAAGAAGCACATATTTAGAACCAAAGAAAACCcatttcataatttccatttctTCTAACTTTGCTATaatattcggcaatcacacagAAAAAAGGGGGAGGGAACTAACCTTGGGATCTCGGGTACGGATAATCTCGGAGTTGGAGAACTTGTCAGTGAGACGAATCATGAAGCAGCCGAGGGCCTCGTCGCAGTGGAAGCTTCCATTGTGAGTGCCGACGCGCTTAAAAGGAGCGTGGTTAGGGGAGGAAGTGGAGTAAGAAGGAGAAGAAACCCTAATAAGGTTAGAGGTAGCCATGAGAGGGCGAGAGAGGTTTTTGGGCAAGTTGAAAAATTTCTGGTTAAACCCTCCTCTTGTAATTGCCCACATGCCTTTAACTGCCCATTTTTCTCCAATACCTCCTTTAGTTTATAGACTTGACAAAAACGGCACCATTTCCACGTATTCCTATTCCCATTATATATTTTGGATTTTCAGTGCTTTTTTTTCTAATATGATTTGGACTACACTTGAGGCTGGATTTGAATGATTAGTGTAAAAATACTAGTGAACGTAAAATTAGACATTATAACAATACTTTAATGTAAGATAAAAATAAGCTAAATGCACTATACCCAATCAGTCTtttaaactcaatttaaaattttactcaaaggataatgattttttttgtgtACAAACGatgattcaaaattaaattaattttgaagaagataaaaGGGTTTAGAGACATCCAACTCTTTTACTACTCGGTGTGATTTTACAAACATAAATATCTATTAATTTAaccatatattataaataaaaaggtCAACTATAtaaatagttactaaattatacTCGTGATCTTATTTTGGTCtctcaactttaaaattttttaatttagataCTAACATTTGAATTCATTCATATTTTGATCACTCATCATTAAATTGGCATCGGGAATCTTTTTTAactggtataataacacatttattcctcaatacttacatattctatcaatttgatcataactctaaataattcaataaatttaaccattcacatttataaattctattaatttgcTCCTTAAACTTCCTAACAAAGCTTTCAACTTTTAGAAATGCACAAATTTGGTTGTATATATCAATTattatatattgtatgattttgtataaattttataattggtagtataattaagtttaaatcattttatatatttttaattcaatatcttatttgataaaattaatatCTTAAAtcattattatatgtatatggtaTATATAATTTCCTAGATTaaccatatataaaaaaatgtttataaaatctattaattttttatttatgaaatctatttgtaataaatattttatttttaaaagaaaaagtgtttctaaaatttgtttactttttttagaaacatttttagtttttttctaagtttaatttttatgaatctagtttgaaaatgttttgtttacatattttaaaatttaaaatttaaattcaagtatggtacttaaaaattaaattattttttgagaataatagaaaatatattttttgattaGTGCATGTATCTAGTCTGCATTGCATGAGTATATTTTATTACATGAGATATAAAAAGGTATCTTTGTTTTTTTGGATGTCCCTTGTATTACTTACAAATCATATACCTTGGGTTAAGTGataaatgaaatttaagttcGAGTATGGTAAATTAGTTGGATATGTAATGTCTCTGTTTTAAAAATTGAAAGCTTTGGTTAGAAagtttaaggatcaaattgataaaatttgtaaatgtgaaggattaaatttattaaattatttagaattacgaacaaattgatagaatatgtaagtattgaggactaaatgtgttattatgtCAATTAGAAGAAGACTTTCTGTCATCAATTTAATAGCGGTAACTAAAATAGGGACGAATTCAAACGTTAACGCctaagttaaaaatttttaaagttgggCGACTAAAACATGAATATAGGCATAGTTGGGTAACTatctatttatataatttaccctaaataaaaaaaaattatgaatgaaATATAAAGTTAGACGGCCACAACTCATTATGGGTCGGGTTTCGGTTTAAGATTTTTAATCTCGATCcaactaattttattgtttaaaaaattaattttatattaataattatataattaaacttaaataaaaaatttatcatctcttaaataatataataagccATTTAGGTAAATTAGTCGAGCTCGAATTCAAGTCCAAAAATTTGTTTGGAATTGAGAATCAACTCGGCCCATAAATATCATCGGTAAAAAGTAATCTACAAGTTTTTGTATCATAGAGTGaaatgtatttaatatttatatttttaaaatgagaaaaagatCCTTGAAGAggaacaaaattattatttttataatagtataaaaatattaattttatgaaatagatTAAATGGTgtgatattaattttaaaatataacgtGATATTTTTAAGTAACGTGGTATGTTCATTTAATTTATTgtactttaaaatatttgttgtatttaatcaatgcataataataatacatttttgttaaattagttcatatttttttggttaaatttagtcctcaacttTTATAGAATAgtccaattatttttttaataaagataTTGATTAAAACATTAAGTTTTTAAATATGGCATCCCGCATGGCAATCGACATGTACTCCatactaatattttttaatatatttttataattttaaaattatttattgacgtAATATATCAAATAGTGCCATGTTGCAGGAAGTACATGTGGACTACTACACAGGTTGCCATACCAAAATCACTAAAACGCTAGTGTTTTAATCAactttttcatataaaataataataatttaactctttttgaaaggttagtgaccaaatttagtaaaaaaaaagagaataaaagtcAAATTGATATAAGATGTGAATCGATGATAATGTATGAAATTGGGCTGAATTAAATGTAATGGTACAAACTTTTTAATCAATAATGGGTAGGGTGAACATTACATGTcttataaaaaatatcatatcacTTTTTAAATTAATGTCTCGtcatataatttttcattttaaattacgTCGCATAAGGTCTGAgtattatttatcaattaaattaataaatttaaaaatgaaaaaaatttgatcTATGTAATCTCGACAGTTTAAAAGTgcaattataatgttttaaagtttggAGATTAATTTTGAACGAGAATCATAATTGGAGGATGCTCAATACAATTAAGTTTACGCATAATGAAAAAATTACTCTTAATGTTTACATCCTTTGTCAATttgaccattattattattttgagctAAATTTGGCCCTCAGCCatttaaaaaaagtcaaatttaaccatcaaccttttaaaaaaagtaaatttgctattaaaaaaaatactgattaaaacattaaattttcaaacatgaaaACTCGCATGACAATCCATGTAtacttcatatatatatttttaatttttatgaacttattatactttatattttatattttttgaattataaaattttgagtattttataattttttaaattatttgttggtgacatataaaacaaataatgtcATGTCAACATGAAATATATATGGACTACCACACGGGTTTCCACACTAACATCGTTAAGAAAATAATGTTTTAGTttgtatttttgttaaaaaaatgatttaactctttttgaaaggttaatggtCAAATTTAGCTCCAAAAAGAATAAAggtcaaattgataaaagatgaaaatattgagggctaaattAATCAATTCTAAATGCTTGGGTTTGCAATTGCTTTGCTTGGATAAATAATTGTGTTAGAAAAAAACtagttaatgaaattttaaaaattaaaaaataattaccaaagaagaataa from Gossypium hirsutum isolate 1008001.06 chromosome D12, Gossypium_hirsutum_v2.1, whole genome shotgun sequence includes these protein-coding regions:
- the LOC107947166 gene encoding MYG1 protein isoform X1 — translated: MWAITRGGFNQKFFNLPKNLSRPLMATSNLIRVSSPSYSTSSPNHAPFKRVGTHNGSFHCDEALGCFMIRLTDKFSNSEIIRTRDPKVLEGLDAVLDVGGVYDPNHDRYDHHQKGFEEVFGHGFNTKLSSAGLVYKHFGKEIIAKELQLGEDHPDVHRLFLAIYKSFMEAIDAIDNGINQFDTDKPPKYVNNTHISSRVGRLNLDWTDPDQSPEKENEAFQRAMALAGSEFLESVRFHARSWLPARSIVMECIAERFDIDPSGEIMVLKRFCPWKLHLFELEAELKVEPLIKYVLYGDERGKQWRVQAVAASPDSFESRKPLPAQWRGLRDDELSKETRISGCVFVHMSGFIGGNQTYEGALVMARTALKM
- the LOC107947166 gene encoding MYG1 exonuclease isoform X2; this translates as MWAITRGGFNQKFFNLPKNLSRPLMATSNLIRVSSPSYSTSSPNHAPFKRVGTHNGSFHCDEALGCFMIRLTDKFSNSEIIRTRDPKVLEGLDAVLDVGGVYDPNHDRYDHHQKGFEEVFGHGFNTKLSSAGLVYKHFGKEIIAKELQLGEDHPDVHRLFLAIYKSFMEAIDAIDNGINQFDTDKPPKYVNNTHISSRVGRLNLDWTDPDQSPEKENEAFQRAMALAGSEFLESVRFHARSWLPARSIVMECIAERFDIDPSGEIMVLKRFCPDERGKQWRVQAVAASPDSFESRKPLPAQWRGLRDDELSKETRISGCVFVHMSGFIGGNQTYEGALVMARTALKM
- the LOC107947166 gene encoding MYG1 exonuclease isoform X3 is translated as MWAITRGGFNQKFFNLPKNLSRPLMATSNLIRVSSPSYSTSSPNHAPFKRVGTHNGSFHCDEALGCFMIRLTDKFSNSEIIRTRDPKVLEGLDAVLDVGGVYDPNHDRYDHHQKGFEEVFGHGFNTKLSSAGLVYKAIDAIDNGINQFDTDKPPKYVNNTHISSRVGRLNLDWTDPDQSPEKENEAFQRAMALAGSEFLESVRFHARSWLPARSIVMECIAERFDIDPSGEIMVLKRFCPWKLHLFELEAELKVEPLIKYVLYGDERGKQWRVQAVAASPDSFESRKPLPAQWRGLRDDELSKETRISGCVFVHMSGFIGGNQTYEGALVMARTALKM